A single Rubrivivax gelatinosus IL144 DNA region contains:
- a CDS encoding response regulator, whose product MDTTPHHLFVVEDDPAMRDMLSAYLERQGLSVTPMSSAEEMMRRIHRRRPDLIVLDVMLPGESGVDACRRLRAEGDRVPIILLTARTEEVDRVLGLEMGADDYLGKPFSARELLARIRAVLRRTSSLPGVPAPSDREVRIGAHTFVPATRSLHAANGELRVLSTVEYSILAELVANPHVPISRERLLSVSHTRGEELLARTADVAVMRLRKIVEPDPAMPRYIQTVRGHGYMFVPHLPRPMAA is encoded by the coding sequence ATGGACACGACCCCGCACCACCTCTTCGTCGTCGAGGACGACCCCGCGATGCGCGACATGCTGTCGGCGTACCTTGAACGCCAGGGCCTGTCGGTGACGCCGATGTCCAGCGCCGAGGAGATGATGCGGCGCATCCACCGTCGCCGGCCCGACCTGATCGTGCTCGACGTGATGCTGCCCGGCGAGTCGGGCGTCGACGCCTGCCGCCGCCTGCGCGCCGAAGGCGACCGCGTGCCGATCATCCTGCTGACCGCGCGCACCGAGGAGGTCGACCGCGTGCTGGGGCTGGAGATGGGCGCCGACGACTACCTCGGCAAGCCGTTCTCGGCGCGCGAGTTGCTGGCGCGCATCCGCGCCGTGCTGCGCCGCACGAGTTCGCTGCCCGGCGTGCCCGCGCCCAGCGACCGCGAGGTGCGCATCGGTGCGCACACCTTCGTGCCGGCGACACGCAGCCTTCACGCCGCCAACGGCGAGCTGCGCGTGCTGTCCACCGTCGAGTACTCGATCCTCGCCGAGCTGGTGGCCAACCCGCACGTGCCGATCTCGCGCGAGCGCCTGCTGTCGGTGTCGCACACGCGCGGCGAGGAGCTGCTGGCGCGCACCGCCGACGTCGCGGTGATGCGGCTGCGCAAGATCGTCGAGCCCGACCCGGCGATGCCGCGCTACATCCAGACGGTGCGCGGCCACGGCTACATGTTCGTGCCCCACCTGCCGCGGCCGATGGCCGCCTGA
- a CDS encoding sensor histidine kinase — protein sequence MGNAATGTLVGRLTAGVALVGALAFLTQALVLHFWLSPLFDELGNETAAHATTIATALAAAAPADRSALARRLSDERVQVGITPPWGPTLNLDEHGPGSPEDGHRNGPDGPQPAVSSLMGSPGNGPLEGLQRELQRRLGSDAVVRHGPGPAGMRTLLVGLSVDGQRWWISFSNQLPRPALFETLLAWLGVLSALVFVALLLSARYVARPIQRLADEIASQRAPLKPIAEHGRGSDELRSLAASFNSLVRVVEAGRQTRQNLLAGLSHDLRTPLARLRLRAETQCEPAVGDALIADLGSLERIVDQFLAYVQLERAEGVGRDAPLARTVEDVVRRHVEHGEPVEAQIAPLDWLMPDLAVQRLVGNLVDNALAYGRAPVRVELVEHEGGALLRVLDHGHGMSATEFELAQQPFVRLSPARSGEGHCGLGLAIVAEIVRQWGGELRLAPSGATTGIEATIPRR from the coding sequence ATGGGCAACGCCGCCACCGGCACGCTCGTCGGCCGCCTGACGGCCGGCGTCGCGCTCGTCGGCGCGCTGGCCTTCCTGACGCAGGCGCTGGTCCTGCATTTCTGGCTCTCGCCGCTGTTCGACGAGCTCGGCAACGAGACGGCCGCGCACGCGACGACGATCGCCACCGCGCTGGCGGCCGCGGCGCCCGCGGACCGTTCGGCGCTGGCGCGGCGCCTGTCCGACGAACGGGTGCAGGTCGGCATCACGCCGCCCTGGGGCCCGACGCTGAACCTGGACGAGCACGGGCCGGGCTCGCCCGAGGACGGCCATCGCAACGGCCCCGACGGGCCGCAGCCGGCCGTCTCGTCGCTGATGGGCTCGCCCGGCAACGGGCCGCTGGAAGGCCTGCAGCGCGAGCTGCAGCGCCGCCTGGGTTCGGACGCCGTGGTGCGCCACGGCCCGGGCCCGGCGGGCATGCGCACGCTGCTGGTCGGTCTGTCGGTGGACGGCCAGCGCTGGTGGATCTCGTTTTCCAACCAGCTGCCGCGGCCGGCGCTGTTCGAGACCCTGCTGGCCTGGCTGGGCGTGCTGTCGGCGCTGGTCTTCGTCGCGCTGCTGCTGTCGGCACGCTACGTGGCGCGGCCGATCCAGCGCCTGGCCGACGAGATCGCCAGCCAGCGCGCGCCGCTCAAGCCGATCGCCGAACACGGCCGCGGCAGCGACGAACTGCGCTCGCTGGCGGCGTCGTTCAACTCGCTGGTGCGCGTCGTCGAGGCCGGGCGGCAGACGCGGCAGAACCTGCTCGCCGGCCTGTCGCACGACCTGCGCACGCCGCTGGCGCGCCTGCGCCTGCGCGCCGAGACCCAGTGCGAGCCCGCGGTGGGCGACGCGCTGATCGCCGACCTCGGCTCGCTCGAGCGCATCGTCGACCAGTTCCTCGCCTACGTGCAGCTGGAGCGTGCCGAAGGCGTGGGCCGCGACGCGCCGCTGGCGCGCACCGTCGAGGACGTCGTGCGCCGCCACGTCGAACACGGCGAGCCGGTCGAGGCGCAGATCGCGCCGTTGGACTGGCTGATGCCGGACCTGGCGGTGCAGCGCCTGGTCGGCAACCTCGTCGACAACGCGCTGGCCTACGGCCGCGCGCCGGTTCGCGTGGAACTCGTCGAGCACGAGGGCGGGGCGCTGCTGCGTGTGCTCGACCACGGCCACGGCATGAGCGCCACCGAGTTCGAGCTCGCCCAGCAGCCCTTCGTGCGCCTGTCGCCGGCGCGCAGCGGCGAGGGCCATTGCGGCCTGGGGCTGGCGATCGTCGCCGAGATCGTGCGCCAGTGGGGCGGCGAGCTGCGCCTGGCGCCCAGCGGCGCGACGACCGGCATCGAGGCGACGATCCCGCGGCGCTGA
- the mdeB gene encoding alpha-ketoglutarate dehydrogenase, protein MGAPESFESPDLDPQETREWLEALQAVVADAGPERGLFLLEQLERQAQQLGVVPHVPPYSAYRNTIPLERQGAYPGDLRLEERLTAVLRWNALAMVVRANEAYGELGGHIASYASAAEIFEVGFNHFFRGSADGQSGDLVFFQPHSAPGIYARAFLEGRLSEEQLANYRQEIAGPGLCSYPHPWLMPEFWQFPTGSMGLGPLNAVWQARFMRYLQARGLLQSEGRRVWGVFGDGEMDEPESIAGLTLAAREQLDNLCFVVNCNLQRLDGPVRGNGQIIQELESLFKGAGWNVIKVLWGSDWDALFARDTQHVLLKALAGTVDGQYQTLGANDGAYNIEHFFRVNPEVQRLVAHMSPAEIDALKRGGHDLRKLHAAFAAAQAHRGRPTVILAKTKKGFGMGGAGESRMTAHQAKKLDVEALKAFRDRFALPLDDADVAALKFFKPADDSPEMRYLRERRAALGGPLPRRNAAAPVLPVPPLAAWGSFALDADGKEMSTTMAAVRLLGGLLKDPVLGPRVVPIVADEARTFGMASLFRQIGIYAPGGQRYEPEDAASMLYYRESADGQLLEEGINEAGAMSSWIAAATSYAVHGLPMLPVYIYYSMFGFQRVGDLIWAAADQRARGFLFGATAGRTTLGGEGLQHQDGSSLVVAATVPTCRAWDPAHAGELAVILEHGLQRMLVEQRDEFHYVTLTNENVAMPSLPEGVREDLLRGLYRLEAHGDGPARVRLVGSGAILREVQAAARTLAAEHGIACEVFSATSFSELAREAAECRRLDRIEPQDAPRVSHVERLLAGDAPVVAATDYVRAWPQLIAEYVDARYVTLGTDGFGRSDTRRRLREFFEVDAASIVQAALQALRRPRRG, encoded by the coding sequence ATGGGTGCACCCGAATCTTTTGAATCTCCCGATCTCGACCCGCAGGAAACGCGGGAATGGCTGGAAGCGCTGCAGGCGGTCGTCGCCGACGCGGGGCCCGAGCGCGGCCTGTTCCTGCTCGAGCAGCTCGAGCGCCAGGCCCAGCAGCTGGGCGTCGTGCCGCACGTGCCGCCGTACTCGGCCTACCGCAACACGATCCCGCTGGAGCGCCAGGGCGCCTACCCGGGCGACCTGCGCCTCGAGGAGCGGCTGACCGCCGTCCTGCGCTGGAACGCGCTGGCGATGGTCGTGCGCGCCAACGAGGCCTACGGCGAGCTCGGCGGTCACATCGCCAGTTATGCCTCGGCCGCCGAGATCTTCGAGGTCGGCTTCAACCACTTCTTCCGCGGCAGCGCCGACGGCCAGTCGGGCGACCTCGTCTTCTTCCAGCCGCATTCGGCGCCGGGCATCTACGCCCGCGCCTTCCTCGAAGGGCGGCTGAGCGAGGAGCAGCTCGCCAACTATCGCCAGGAGATCGCCGGGCCCGGGCTGTGCTCGTACCCGCACCCCTGGCTGATGCCCGAGTTCTGGCAGTTCCCCACCGGCTCGATGGGCCTGGGGCCGCTGAACGCCGTCTGGCAGGCGCGTTTCATGCGCTACCTGCAGGCGCGCGGGCTGCTGCAGAGCGAGGGCCGGCGCGTCTGGGGCGTGTTCGGCGACGGCGAGATGGACGAGCCCGAGTCGATTGCCGGCCTGACGCTGGCCGCGCGCGAGCAGCTCGACAACCTGTGTTTCGTCGTCAACTGCAACCTGCAGCGCCTGGACGGCCCGGTGCGCGGCAACGGCCAGATCATCCAGGAGCTGGAGTCGCTGTTCAAAGGCGCCGGCTGGAACGTCATCAAGGTGCTGTGGGGCAGCGACTGGGACGCGCTATTCGCGCGCGACACCCAGCACGTGCTGCTGAAGGCGCTGGCCGGCACCGTCGACGGCCAGTACCAGACGCTGGGCGCCAACGACGGCGCCTACAACATCGAGCACTTCTTCCGCGTGAACCCCGAGGTGCAGCGGCTGGTGGCGCACATGAGCCCGGCCGAGATCGACGCGCTCAAGCGTGGCGGCCACGACCTGCGCAAGCTGCACGCCGCCTTCGCCGCGGCCCAGGCGCACCGCGGCCGCCCGACCGTCATCCTGGCCAAGACCAAGAAGGGCTTCGGCATGGGCGGCGCCGGCGAGAGCCGCATGACCGCGCACCAGGCCAAGAAGCTCGACGTCGAGGCGTTGAAGGCCTTCCGCGACCGCTTCGCCTTGCCGCTGGACGACGCCGACGTCGCGGCGCTGAAGTTCTTCAAGCCCGCCGACGACAGCCCCGAGATGCGTTATCTGCGCGAGCGCCGCGCCGCGCTCGGCGGGCCGCTGCCGCGGCGCAACGCCGCCGCGCCGGTGCTGCCGGTGCCGCCGCTGGCGGCCTGGGGCAGCTTCGCGCTCGATGCCGACGGCAAGGAGATGAGCACGACGATGGCCGCCGTGCGACTGCTCGGCGGCCTGCTGAAGGACCCGGTGCTCGGCCCGCGCGTCGTGCCCATCGTCGCCGACGAGGCGCGCACCTTCGGCATGGCGAGCCTGTTCCGCCAGATCGGCATCTACGCGCCCGGCGGCCAGCGCTACGAGCCCGAGGACGCGGCCTCGATGCTGTACTACCGCGAGTCGGCCGACGGCCAGCTGCTGGAAGAGGGCATCAACGAAGCCGGCGCGATGAGCTCGTGGATCGCCGCGGCGACGAGCTACGCGGTGCACGGCCTGCCGATGCTGCCGGTCTACATCTACTACTCGATGTTCGGCTTCCAGCGTGTCGGCGACCTGATCTGGGCCGCCGCCGACCAGCGCGCGCGCGGCTTCCTGTTCGGCGCCACCGCCGGCCGCACGACGCTGGGCGGCGAAGGCCTGCAGCACCAGGACGGCTCCAGCCTGGTCGTCGCCGCCACCGTGCCGACCTGCCGCGCCTGGGACCCGGCGCACGCAGGCGAGCTGGCGGTGATCCTGGAACACGGCCTGCAGCGCATGCTGGTCGAGCAGCGCGACGAGTTCCACTACGTCACGCTGACCAACGAGAACGTCGCGATGCCCAGCCTGCCCGAAGGCGTGCGCGAGGACCTGCTGCGCGGCCTGTACCGGCTGGAGGCGCACGGCGACGGCCCGGCGCGGGTGCGGCTGGTCGGCTCGGGCGCCATCCTGCGCGAGGTGCAGGCCGCGGCGCGCACGCTGGCCGCCGAGCACGGCATCGCCTGCGAGGTGTTCAGCGCCACCAGCTTCTCCGAGCTGGCGCGCGAGGCGGCCGAATGCCGGCGCCTGGACCGGATCGAGCCGCAGGATGCGCCGCGCGTCTCGCACGTCGAGCGCCTGCTGGCCGGCGACGCGCCGGTGGTCGCGGCCACCGACTACGTGCGCGCCTGGCCGCAGCTGATCGCCGAGTACGTCGACGCGCGTTACGTCACGCTGGGCACCGACGGCTTCGGCCGCAGCGACACGCGCCGGCGCCTGCGCGAGTTCTTCGAGGTCGACGCTGCGAGCATCGTGCAGGCTGCGCTGCAGGCGCTGCGCCGGCCGCGGCGGGGCTGA
- a CDS encoding MBL fold metallo-hydrolase, which yields MNDPAAALHVESLIDSATSTCSHLVLDRSSGHCAIVDCVLDYDAASGRTSTDSAERLIARVQALGARVQWLLETHVHADHLSAAPYLQRRLGGRVAIGRQITAVQRIFGDLFNAGPGFARDGRQFDHLFDDGERFEIGSLPVTVLHTPGHTPACVSYVVASGDGCAVFVGDTLFAPDVGTARCDFPGGDAATLYRSIRRLLALPRPTRLYLCHDYPPPGRDALAFTTVGEQRDANLHVRDGIEEADFVAMRRARDATLRLPSLMLPAVQVNMRAGHLPPPEDNGVRYLKIPLDRL from the coding sequence GTGAACGATCCTGCCGCCGCGCTGCACGTCGAATCGCTGATCGACAGCGCCACCTCGACCTGCAGCCATCTCGTGCTCGACCGATCCAGCGGGCACTGCGCCATCGTCGACTGCGTGCTCGACTACGACGCGGCGTCGGGACGGACCTCCACCGACTCGGCCGAGCGCCTGATCGCCCGCGTTCAGGCGCTCGGTGCACGCGTGCAATGGCTGCTGGAGACGCACGTGCATGCCGACCACCTCTCGGCAGCGCCGTACCTGCAGCGCCGGCTCGGCGGCCGGGTGGCGATCGGACGCCAGATCACGGCCGTGCAGCGCATCTTCGGCGACTTGTTCAACGCCGGGCCGGGCTTCGCGCGCGACGGCCGCCAGTTCGACCACCTGTTCGACGACGGCGAGCGTTTCGAGATCGGCTCGCTGCCGGTCACGGTGCTGCACACGCCCGGCCACACGCCGGCCTGCGTGAGCTATGTCGTCGCGTCCGGAGACGGCTGCGCCGTCTTCGTCGGCGACACGCTGTTCGCGCCGGACGTCGGCACCGCGCGCTGCGACTTCCCCGGCGGCGACGCCGCGACGCTGTACCGCTCGATCCGCAGGCTGCTCGCGCTGCCCAGGCCGACCCGGTTGTACCTGTGCCACGACTACCCGCCGCCGGGTCGCGACGCTCTCGCCTTCACGACCGTCGGCGAACAGCGCGACGCCAACCTGCACGTGCGCGACGGCATCGAGGAGGCGGACTTCGTCGCCATGCGCCGGGCGCGCGACGCCACGCTGCGCCTGCCCTCGCTGATGCTGCCGGCCGTCCAGGTCAACATGCGCGCCGGCCACCTGCCGCCGCCCGAGGACAACGGCGTGCGCTACCTGAAGATCCCGCTCGACCGGCTCTGA
- a CDS encoding DUF3313 domain-containing protein produces MLSAHGTAALLCAAFVLAGCATPDRPLPRTALASAADLAPSPAGADPRQPYSFRASDARWNDYTRVLLQPVVLYAGADAQFGDASDDDKRQVMAALRSSFEAALRRRYTIVDEPGPRTLKLRLTLTGFEKNTPVLATLTKVLPIGLIRNSIKSAYDEQGSLSGSLSYAVEVYDASNDRLLRAFVAKRYPGALNIGASLGTLDAARTAARDGGLALLDDLR; encoded by the coding sequence GTGCTGAGCGCGCACGGCACCGCCGCGCTGCTGTGCGCGGCCTTCGTGCTGGCCGGCTGCGCGACGCCCGATCGCCCGCTGCCGCGGACGGCGCTGGCCTCGGCCGCCGATCTCGCGCCCAGCCCCGCGGGCGCCGACCCGCGCCAGCCCTACTCCTTCCGGGCCAGCGATGCCCGCTGGAACGACTACACGCGCGTGCTGCTGCAGCCGGTGGTGCTGTACGCCGGCGCCGACGCGCAGTTCGGCGACGCCAGCGACGACGACAAGCGCCAGGTGATGGCGGCGCTGCGCAGCTCCTTCGAGGCCGCGCTGCGCCGCCGCTACACGATCGTCGACGAGCCGGGCCCGCGCACGCTGAAGCTGCGCCTGACGCTCACCGGCTTCGAGAAGAACACGCCGGTGCTGGCGACGCTGACCAAGGTGCTGCCGATCGGGCTGATCCGCAACTCGATCAAGAGCGCCTACGACGAACAGGGTTCGCTCTCGGGCTCGCTGAGCTACGCCGTCGAGGTCTACGACGCGAGCAACGACCGCCTGCTGCGCGCCTTCGTCGCCAAGCGCTACCCGGGCGCGTTGAACATCGGCGCCAGCCTCGGCACCCTGGACGCCGCACGCACCGCGGCACGCGACGGCGGGCTGGCACTGCTGGACGACCTGCGCTGA
- a CDS encoding beta-ketoacyl-ACP synthase III: MTRVVISGTGLYRPPHVISNAELVEAYNRYAELQNERHADAIAAGERQPMASSSVEFIEKASGIKQRYVLVKDGVLDPARMYPRFEPRPDEQLSLMAEIAADAARQALAAAGKTGADVDMVLCAASNMQRAYPAMAIEIQNAIGAGGYGFDMNVACSSATFALEQAVNAVKSGSARCVLVVNPEITSAHIEWRDRDCHFIFGDVCTALVVEAADTATSADRWEVMGTKLATKFSNAIRNNFGFMNSAEDADPDARDKKFRQEGRKVFKEVVPMAAAHIASHLAALGHEPTQVRRFWLHQANVGMNQLVLKKLVDHEVGGDIAPLILDEYANTASAGSIIAFHEHRADLAAGHLGVICSFGAGYSIGSIVVRKC, encoded by the coding sequence ATGACCCGAGTCGTCATCAGCGGCACCGGCCTGTACCGCCCGCCCCACGTCATCAGCAATGCCGAGCTGGTCGAGGCCTACAACCGCTACGCCGAGCTGCAGAACGAACGCCACGCCGACGCCATCGCCGCCGGCGAGCGCCAGCCGATGGCCTCGTCGAGCGTCGAGTTCATCGAGAAGGCCTCGGGCATCAAGCAGCGCTACGTGCTGGTGAAGGACGGCGTGCTCGACCCGGCGCGCATGTATCCGCGCTTCGAGCCGCGGCCCGACGAGCAGCTGTCGCTGATGGCCGAGATCGCCGCCGACGCCGCACGCCAGGCGCTGGCCGCGGCCGGCAAGACCGGCGCCGACGTCGACATGGTGCTGTGCGCGGCCTCCAACATGCAGCGCGCCTACCCGGCGATGGCCATCGAGATCCAGAACGCCATCGGCGCCGGCGGCTACGGCTTCGACATGAACGTCGCCTGCTCCTCGGCGACCTTCGCGCTCGAACAGGCGGTCAACGCGGTGAAGTCGGGCAGCGCACGCTGCGTGCTCGTCGTCAACCCCGAGATCACCTCGGCGCACATCGAGTGGCGCGACCGCGACTGCCACTTCATCTTCGGCGACGTCTGCACCGCGCTCGTCGTCGAGGCCGCCGACACCGCCACCTCGGCCGACCGCTGGGAGGTGATGGGCACCAAGCTGGCGACGAAGTTCTCCAACGCCATCCGCAACAACTTCGGCTTCATGAACTCGGCCGAGGACGCCGACCCCGACGCACGCGACAAGAAGTTCCGCCAGGAGGGCCGCAAGGTCTTCAAGGAAGTCGTGCCGATGGCCGCCGCGCACATCGCCTCGCACCTGGCGGCGCTGGGCCACGAGCCGACCCAGGTGCGCCGCTTCTGGCTGCACCAGGCCAACGTCGGCATGAACCAGCTGGTGCTGAAGAAGCTGGTCGACCACGAGGTCGGCGGCGACATCGCGCCGCTGATCCTGGACGAGTACGCCAACACCGCGTCGGCCGGCTCGATCATCGCCTTCCACGAGCACCGCGCCGACCTGGCCGCCGGCCACCTGGGCGTGATCTGCTCCTTCGGCGCCGGCTACTCGATCGGCAGCATCGTCGTCCGCAAGTGCTGA
- a CDS encoding class I SAM-dependent methyltransferase, producing MATPTEPQADVPAAHRRLEEHEQARWQDFYADRSRNRPFFVDEPDENLVDWCRRGWLAPGAALDVGCGNGRNAVFLAEQGFVVQGVELSAQALAWAAETAQRRGVELQLRQASIFEQPPAPASLDLVYDSGCFHHIAPHRRQDYVALLARALRPGGRLGLVCFRPEGGSGLDDEQVYRQGSLGGGLGYDESTLRTLWGEAFEIIELRRMHEPPAGAALFGLGCLWAMLARLKPIP from the coding sequence ATGGCGACACCGACCGAGCCCCAGGCCGACGTCCCGGCGGCGCATCGACGCCTGGAAGAGCACGAACAGGCGCGCTGGCAGGACTTCTACGCCGACCGCAGCCGCAACCGTCCGTTCTTCGTCGACGAGCCCGACGAGAACCTCGTCGACTGGTGCCGGCGCGGCTGGCTCGCACCGGGCGCGGCGCTGGACGTCGGCTGCGGCAACGGCCGCAACGCGGTCTTCCTGGCCGAACAGGGATTTGTCGTGCAGGGTGTGGAGCTGTCGGCGCAGGCGCTGGCCTGGGCCGCCGAGACGGCGCAGCGCCGTGGCGTCGAGCTCCAGCTCCGGCAGGCCTCGATCTTCGAGCAGCCGCCCGCTCCCGCAAGCCTCGATCTCGTCTACGACTCCGGCTGCTTCCACCACATCGCCCCGCACCGTCGGCAGGACTACGTCGCCTTGCTCGCTCGCGCGCTGCGCCCCGGCGGCCGGCTCGGGCTGGTCTGCTTCAGGCCGGAAGGCGGCAGCGGCCTCGACGACGAGCAGGTCTACCGCCAGGGTTCGCTCGGCGGTGGCCTGGGCTACGATGAAAGCACGTTGCGCACGCTGTGGGGCGAGGCCTTCGAGATCATCGAGCTGCGCCGCATGCACGAGCCGCCGGCGGGCGCCGCCTTGTTCGGTCTGGGCTGCCTGTGGGCGATGCTGGCGCGCCTCAAGCCAATCCCGTGA
- a CDS encoding ABC transporter permease, producing the protein MRKDWFATVYRLGIKEFWSLLRDPMMLALIAYTFTVAIYAAATAMPEPLHHATIAIVDEDDSPLSQRITQAFYPPQFRTPAPLTIAEVDPALDRGDYTFVLDIPPGFQRDVLAGRKPAVQLNVDATRISQAFTGGGHVQQIVAAEVAEFVARQRGGAATGVELAMRMRFNPNLESMWFGSLMELINNVTMLSIILTGAALLREREHGTLEHLLVMPVTPAQIMVAKVWSMGLVVLGAAWFSLAFVVQRVLQVPVEGSVAVFLLAAALHLFATTSLGIFLATMARSMPRFGMLLVLVLLPLQLLSGGVTPRESMPALVQDVMLAAPTTHFVAAAQAVLYRGAGLDVVWPQLLAIAAIGTVLFGISLKRFRESITGLA; encoded by the coding sequence ATGCGCAAAGACTGGTTCGCGACCGTCTACCGCCTGGGCATCAAGGAGTTCTGGAGCCTGCTGCGCGACCCGATGATGCTGGCGCTGATCGCCTACACCTTCACGGTGGCGATCTACGCCGCGGCCACCGCGATGCCCGAGCCGCTGCACCACGCGACGATCGCCATCGTCGACGAGGACGATTCGCCGCTGTCGCAGCGCATCACCCAGGCCTTCTACCCGCCGCAGTTCCGCACGCCGGCGCCGCTGACGATCGCCGAGGTCGACCCGGCGCTGGACCGCGGCGATTACACCTTCGTGCTCGACATCCCGCCGGGCTTCCAGCGCGACGTGCTCGCCGGGCGCAAGCCGGCGGTGCAGCTCAACGTCGATGCGACGCGCATCAGCCAGGCCTTCACCGGCGGCGGCCACGTGCAGCAGATCGTCGCCGCCGAGGTCGCCGAGTTCGTCGCCCGCCAGCGCGGCGGCGCGGCCACCGGCGTCGAGCTGGCGATGCGCATGCGCTTCAACCCGAACCTCGAGTCGATGTGGTTCGGCTCGCTGATGGAGCTGATCAACAACGTCACGATGCTGTCGATCATCCTCACCGGCGCGGCGCTGCTGCGCGAGCGCGAGCACGGCACGCTGGAGCATTTGCTGGTGATGCCGGTGACGCCGGCGCAGATCATGGTCGCCAAGGTCTGGTCGATGGGCCTGGTGGTGCTGGGCGCGGCCTGGTTCTCGCTGGCCTTCGTCGTGCAGCGTGTGCTGCAGGTGCCGGTCGAAGGTTCGGTCGCGGTGTTCCTGCTGGCCGCGGCGCTGCACCTGTTCGCCACCACCTCGCTGGGCATCTTCCTGGCGACGATGGCGCGCTCGATGCCGCGCTTCGGCATGCTGCTGGTGCTGGTGCTGCTGCCGCTGCAGCTGCTGTCCGGCGGCGTCACGCCGCGCGAGAGCATGCCGGCGCTGGTGCAGGACGTGATGCTCGCGGCGCCGACGACACACTTCGTCGCCGCCGCGCAGGCCGTGCTCTACCGCGGTGCCGGGCTGGACGTCGTCTGGCCGCAGCTGCTGGCGATCGCGGCGATCGGCACCGTGCTGTTCGGGATCTCGCTGAAGCGTTTCCGCGAGTCGATCACGGGATTGGCTTGA